One segment of Salvelinus fontinalis isolate EN_2023a chromosome 42, ASM2944872v1, whole genome shotgun sequence DNA contains the following:
- the LOC129841583 gene encoding equilibrative nucleobase transporter 1-like, protein MLGCGGGAKLRHSLTVASGFVENLCFSGIAYGWASLVFILKNDGYFSDLCDITANATDTGDIITLSGEWPGASIIQSDCSGQDEQFSLVFTVASFSMNFLRFPLGFLFDRFGTMATRLLATCLYTTGTLLITGSSPEQSALLFPAISCLITSGMLFYTTNAQVGNLFDSHRSTVISVYAGAFDSSAAVFLIIKFLYERGISFHSSFLVLSVCSVIHVFRTFFLMPKTHIPYPLPDRYAYGVSCGGRRWKREGERGDKEGGGGERKGDVNAKYQRNAVLQKAESAPLQLQDKAGPSRPDQPERVTSFRSCVLSWFFLWHLVWVAVMQFCHFLFIATLNPMLNRLANRDQTLVSQYTNAFAFTQLCGVLCGPWNGLIMDRHKGKPLAPGETKQEADLRSSSLSLFLTSLQCLIFYVCFSSPLLPLQYLTFILQVLNSAFIYGGHQAFLTIAFPGCHFGKLSGMITSLSAVVLLLQFPVLHLIREFLHGDPIYVNVGLTLLTLLTFIHPLHVHLHCRSLANQRRAKQEVTNSGSKVTCNRLVGM, encoded by the exons ATGCTGGGGTGTGGGGGCGGGGCAAAGCTGCGCCACAGTTTGACGGTGGCCTCGGGATTCGTTGAAAACCTGTGTTTCTCGGGGATAGCGTACGGCTGGGCGTCGCTGGTGTTCATCCTTAAGAACGACGGCTACTTCAGTGACCTCTGTGACATCACTGCCAACGCCACTGACACCGGTGACATTATCACGTTGTCAGGGGAGTGGCCCGGTGCTAGCATCATACAGTCAG actgtaGTGGCCAGGATGAACAGTTCTCTCTGGTCTTCACCGTCGCCTCCTTCTCCATGAACTTCCTGCGTTTCCCTCTGGGCTTCCTGTTCGACCGCTTCGGCACAATGGCGACCAGGCTCCTGGCCAC ATGTCTATACACCACGGGGACCTTGTTGATCACTGGCTCCAGTCCAG agcagtcagCGTTGCTGTTTCCTGCCATCTCGTGTCTGATCACATCTGGAATGTTGTTCTACACCACCAATGCTCAG GTGGGGAACCTGTTCGACAGCCACCGTTCCACGGTCATATCGGTCTACGCCGGGGCCTTCGACTCCTCCGCCGCTGTCTTCCTCATCATCAAG tttTTGTATGAAAGAGGGATCTCTTTCCACTCCTCCTTCCTCGTTCTCTCCGTCTGCAGCGTCATCCACGTCTTCCGGACATTCTTCCTCATGCCCAAGACCCACATCCCCTACCCACTCCCCGACAGATACGCTTACGG GGTGAGCTGCGGTGGCCGGcgttggaagagagagggagagagaggagataaggagggaggaggaggagagagaaaaggagatgtGAATGCCAAATATCAGAGGAATGCTGTGTTACAGAAGGCCGAGAGTGCCCCGCTGCAGTTGCAGGACAAAGCAGGACCTTCCAGACCCGATCAGCCTGAGAGAG ttaccAGTTTTAGGAGTTGTGTCCTGTCCTGGTTCTTCCTGTGGCACCTGGTCTGGGTGGCTGTCATGCAGTTCTGTCACTTCCTGTTCATCGCCACGCTGAACCCCATGCTCAACCGGCTGGCCAACAGAGACCAGACCCTGG tgAGTCAGTACACCAATGCCTTTGCCTTCACCCAGCTCTGTGGGGTCCTCTGTGGTCCCTGGAACGGCCTCATCATGGACAGACACAAGGGGAAGCCACTGGCTCCAG GAGAGACGAAGCAAGAAGCCGACCtgcgctcctcttctctctccctcttcctcacctCCCTCCAGTGCCTCATCTTCTACGTctgcttctcttctcctctccttcctctccagtaCCTCACCTTCATCCTGCAAGTCCTCAACAGTGCCTTCATCTATGGTGGACACCAAGCCTTCCTCACCATCGC GTTTCCCGGCTGCCATTTTGGTAAGTTGTCTGGTATGATAACATCTCTGTCAGCTGTGGTTCTGCTGCTCCAGTTCCCTGTTCTACACCTCATCAGAGAGTTCCTGCATGGAGACCCTATCtat gtgaaCGTGGGTCtgaccctcctcaccctcctcaccttcATCCACCCCCTCCACGTCCACCTCCACTGCCGCTCTCTAGCCAATCAGAGGAGGGCTAAACAGGAAGTGACAAACTCGGGGTCAAAGGTCACGTGCAACAGGCTGGTGGGGATGTGA
- the LOC129841587 gene encoding equilibrative nucleobase transporter 1-like yields MLGCEGGGVGLRYRLTLATGLVECLCFAGVVFGWASLVFVLKTDGYFADLCVNLTTGPNSTVETDCSGQDEQFSLVFTVTSFMNNFLTLPNGFIFDRFGTMATRLLGICLYTTGTLMVAFSSSALSMLLFPALSFIAVGGILFLITNIQVGNLFGSHRSTIITLYNGAFDSSSAVFLIIKVMYEGGVSLRSSFLILSVCSVIHLLRTFFLMPNTHIPYPLPEGFTYGVNPGKSNSYNVEEFEKTRETGMTSEGEGPAETDDMPLQSDDGQQSENSGKVASFRSCVQSWFFLWHLVWLSVMQLRHYLFIGTLNPMLNRLADNDSALVSQYTNAFAFTQLFGVLCAPWNGLIMDRHKGKPLAPGETGKEADLRSSSLSLFLTSLQCLLFSICASSPLLPLQYLTFILQVLNRSFLYGGNAAFVSIAFPGVHFGKLYGLVMSLSAVVSLLQYPCFALVKGALGGDPFYVNIALTLLTLLAFIHPINIFYHCRKLTNQREDMAGGAAITLAEAKM; encoded by the exons ATGCTGGGATGCGAGGGGGGAGGGGTAGGGTTGCGCTACAGACTGACCCTGGCCACAGGGCTGGTGGAGTGTCTGTGTTTCGCCGGCGTGGTCTTCGGTTGGGCATCGCTGGTCTTCGTCCTGAAGACAGATGGATACTTCGCTGACCTCTGTGTCAATCTGACTACTGGACCCAACAGTACAGTGGAAACAG acTGTAGTGGACAGGATGAACAGTTCTCTCTGGTCTTCACCGTCACCTCCTTTATGAACAACTTCCTCACGCTTCCCAACGGATTCATCTTCGACCGCTTCGGCACCATGGCAACGAGGCTTCTGGGAAT ATGTCTCTACACCACTGGTACACTGATGGTTGCCTTCTCCAGTTCAG cTCTGTCCATGCTGCTGTTCCCAGCCCTGTCCTTCATCGCAGTAGGAGGTATATTGTTCCTCATCACAAACATACAG GTTGGGAACCTGTTTGGCTCCCATCGTTCCACCATCATCACCCTCTATAATGGAGCCTTCGACTCTTCCTCGGCTGTCTTCCTCATCATCAAG GTGATGTATGAAGGAGGGGTCTCCCTCCGCTCCTCCTTCCTCATTCTCTCCGTCTGCAGTGTCATCCACCTCCTCAGGACGTTCTTCCTCATGCCCAACACCCACATTCCCTACCCACTCCCTGAGGGCTTCACCTATGG CGTGAACCCTGGAAAGTCCAACAGCTACAACGTAGAGGAGTTTGAGAAGACTCGAGAGACGGGGATGACAtcagagggggaggggccagCGGAGACCGACGACATGCCCCTACAGTCTGATGACGGGCAGCAGTCGGAAAACTCTGGGAAAG tgGCCAGTTTCAGGAGCTGTGTGCAGTCGTGGTTCTTCCTGTGGCATCTGGTGTGGCTGTCTGTCATGCAGCTGAGACACTACCTCTTCATCGGAACACTGAACCCCATGCTCAACCGGCTGGCCGACAACGACTCAGCCCTGG tgagTCAGTACACCAATGCCTTTGCCTTCACCCAGCTGTTTGGGGTCCTCTGTGCTCCCTGGAACGGCCTCATCATGGACAGACACAAGGGGAAGCCACTGGCTCCAG GAGAAACAGGTAAGGAGGCAGACCtgcgctcctcctctctctccctcttcctcacctCCCTCCAGTGCCTCCTCTTCTCCATCtgcgcctcctctcctctcctccctctccagtaCCTCACCTTCATCCTGCAGGTCCTCAACCGCTCCTTCCTCTACGGAGGCAACGCAGCCTTCGTCAGCATCGC TTTTCCTGGGGTCCACTTTGGGAAGTTGTATGGTTTGGTGATGTCTCTGTCTGCCGTGGTGTCACTGCTGCAGTACCCCTGTTTCGCCCTGGTCAAAGGAGCCCTAGGTGGAGACCCCTTCTAT GTGAACATCGCTCTGACTCTCCTCACTCTACTGGCGTTCATCCATCCAATCAACATCTTCTACCACTGCAGGAAACTGACCAATCAGAGGGAGGATATGGCCGGCGGTGCTGCCATCACATTGGCTGAGGCCAAAATGTAG
- the LOC129841609 gene encoding putative zinc finger protein 66, with protein MMKAHALGHLSEQPRPCPHGGSFRTVYDPSHQLVTRPFLCVKCLKAFRTARILHNHKVHHMEDRDHTFEDCNKTPHHLKLHSEDTPYVYPDRGKGFLQPDRLTLHRRTHVTEPKSRKTRHKCSMSPW; from the exons ATGATGAAGGCGCACGCCCTGGGCCACCTGAGTGAGCAACCTCGCCCGTGTCCCCACGGGGGGAGCTTCAGAACAGTGTATGATCCGAGTCATCAGCTGGTGACAAGGCCCTTCCTGTGTGTGAAGTGTCTCAAGGCCTTCAGGACAGCAAGGATTCTGCATAACCACAAG GTCCACCACATGGAGGACCGTGACCACACCTTTGAGGACTGCAACAAGACACCCCATCACCTGAAGCTCCACTCAGAGGATACGCCCTACGTCTATCCCGACCGCGGCAAGGGATTCCTCCAGCCCGACCGCCTCACCCTCCATCGCCGTACCCACGTTACAGAGCCCAAGTCCAGGAAGACGCGCCACAAGTGTTCCATGTCTCCGTGGTGA
- the LOC129841591 gene encoding zinc finger protein 813-like, translated as MSGTVMFQTQLSSIMEALSSAAMAEITKLVDEYSTFLRGELSRKKHDNEILMKKLKVVENRHRKKTSTIEHGGDGVGTVLRERLWNGGSLPHHTPQTNREQKPNQVFTQQGCSSNSSNGPAARAGQWTDETTVTVTIKQERLEEDGPGECGAPNELRMNAPEHSTTPLVARQPHPTDQSSFEEDWGFQSTPPGGRDELTDSMEHNIEVEHRTMGHHIEQEHRTMEHLELEHRTLEHDLSSSSHCLDQDQPVVVEEIRLKREPESPCPDLNPLPGGEPGLEVDQEDLGQTYPEYAALNLGYGGYTDTSGLFFTYSSENQLQQRTSSSTTTTDDYASFPGKHTVTVMPGHHGDQRGSGGTVRTRAPLSKEKEGRFVCKHCGKGFPYISCLKRHALNHTRERMHHCSVCGRSFIRPSHLRRHELLHTGVRPFACALCGRHFSHGAHLQAHMKTHT; from the exons ATGTCGGGGACCGTAATGTTTCAGACGCAGTTGTCGTCCATCATGGAAGCTCTATCCTCCGCCGCCATGGCGGAGATAACCAAACTGGTGGACGAGTACTCCACGTTTTTACGTGGGGAACTGTCACGGAAAAAACACGATAACGAAATCCTGATGAAAAAGCTGAAAGTAGTTGAAAACCGGCACCGGAAAAAGACATCTACGATTGAACACGGCGGGGACGGAGTTGGCACTGTGCTGCGCGAGAGACTTTGGAACGGGGGTTCCCTACCGCACCACACGCCCC AAACCAACAGAGAACAAAAGCCCAACCAAGTCTTTACGCAGCAGGGTTGCAGCAGCAACTCGAGTAATGGACCCGCGGCGCGGGCGGGACAATGGACGGACGAG ACCACTGTAACAGTTACCATCAAACAAGAGAGACTGGAGGAGGACGGCCCAGGGGAATGTGGTGCCCCAAATGAACTGAGGATGAATG CTCCTGAGCATTCCACCACTCCACTGGTCGCCCGGCAACCGCATCCCACTGATCAGAGCAGTTTTGAGGAGGACTGGGGGTTCCAGAGTACACCACCAGGGGGTAGAGATGAGCTCACTGACTCTATGGAACACAACATAGAAGTGGAACATAGAACTATGGGACACCACATAGAACAGGAACATAGAACTATGGAACACCTAGAACTAGAACATAGAACTCTGGAACATGACCTCAGTAGCAGCTCTCACTGCCTGGACCAGGACCAGCCTGTAGTAGTTGAGGAGATCCGcctcaagagggagccagagagccCATGTCCAGACCTCAACCCACTACCGGGAGGAGAACCAGGCCTGGAGGTCGACCAGGAGGATCTGGGCCAAACGTACCCCGAGTATGCAGCACTGAACCTGGGGTACGGTGGCTACACAGACACCTCTGGTCTATTTTTCACCTACTCGTCAGAAAACCAACTACAACAACGCACTTCCTCCTCGACAACGACCACAGACGATTACGCATCGTTCCCGGGGAAACACACCGTCACCGTCATGCCTGGTCACCATGGAGACCAAAGAGGAAGTGGTGGGACTGTCAGAACTCGAGCTCCCCTCAGtaaagagaaggaggggaggttcGTATGCAAACATTGTGGGAAGGGTTTCCCCTACATCAGCTGCCTTAAGCGGCACGCCCTCAACCACACGAGAGAGAGGATGCATCACTGCTCCGTGTGTGGGCGGAGCTTCATCAGACCCAGTCACCTGAGGAGGCATGAACTGCTCCACACGGGTGTCCGACCCTTCGCCTGCGCACTATGTGGACGCCACTTCTCGCATGGTGCACACCTCCAAgctcacatgaagacacacacgtGA